A region of Streptomyces paludis DNA encodes the following proteins:
- a CDS encoding MarR family winged helix-turn-helix transcriptional regulator: MSSEPESVGERLGATVQSYQAAVDDYDRELAHRLGVNETDLRCLEILLSQEEFAPSALSTRMGLTTGSVTTMLDRLEKLGYITRTPHPTDRRRSLVRVTPEATRLARRLTAPFIGDAAEKVAARFTPEQIETVIDFLAFTRDIQNEHTQLLRDVPEPAHRRSGGRQAPGPRTGARTRTR, encoded by the coding sequence ATGTCAAGCGAACCTGAGTCGGTCGGGGAACGCCTCGGTGCCACGGTGCAGAGCTACCAGGCCGCCGTCGACGACTACGACCGCGAGCTGGCCCACCGGCTCGGCGTCAACGAGACAGATCTGCGCTGCCTGGAGATCCTGCTCTCCCAGGAGGAATTCGCCCCCAGCGCGCTGAGTACGCGCATGGGTCTGACCACCGGGAGCGTCACCACGATGCTCGACCGTCTGGAGAAGCTCGGCTACATCACCCGCACCCCCCACCCCACCGACCGGCGCCGCAGCCTGGTCCGGGTCACCCCCGAGGCGACCCGCCTCGCCCGCCGCCTCACCGCACCCTTCATCGGTGACGCCGCCGAGAAGGTCGCCGCCCGCTTCACCCCCGAACAGATCGAGACGGTGATCGACTTCCTCGCCTTCACCCGCGACATCCAGAACGAACACACCCAGCTGCTGCGCGACGTCCCCGAACCCGCCCACCGCCGCTCAGGAGGCCGGCAGGCCCCCGGACCCCGCACCGGCGCGAGGACCCGCACGCGCTGA
- a CDS encoding aminoacyl-tRNA hydrolase, whose protein sequence is MNESTPDSPQAGPPDSPFHADRTTRDEAPQYVLPLVVRIEKAAPPTRTDALETAARAVLTMLSDERSLGEGEHEGEWARAMRDWQDARIRKVVRRARGAEWRRATTLPGLTVTGTGADTGADAEASSVAEVRVFPPVPLDGWPKELAKLQVSGTDLADPAPPPAPEDPTLPVLWLSPGLDMSAGKAMAQAGHGAQLVWWELSDTDRKAWHASGFRLAVRTATPDRWRQLATAGLPLVRDAGFTEIAPGSATVIGEHPSLRG, encoded by the coding sequence GTGAACGAGAGCACCCCGGACAGTCCCCAGGCCGGCCCCCCGGACAGCCCCTTCCACGCCGACCGGACCACCCGCGACGAGGCACCGCAGTACGTACTGCCCCTGGTGGTACGGATCGAGAAGGCGGCCCCGCCCACCCGCACCGACGCCCTGGAGACGGCCGCCCGCGCGGTGCTCACGATGCTCTCCGACGAACGGTCGCTCGGCGAGGGCGAGCACGAGGGCGAGTGGGCCCGCGCGATGCGCGACTGGCAGGACGCCCGGATCCGCAAGGTGGTACGGCGCGCCCGCGGCGCCGAGTGGCGGCGCGCCACCACCCTCCCGGGCCTCACGGTGACGGGCACGGGCGCGGACACCGGCGCCGACGCGGAGGCGTCGTCCGTCGCGGAAGTACGGGTCTTCCCGCCGGTCCCGCTCGACGGCTGGCCCAAGGAGCTGGCCAAACTCCAGGTCTCCGGCACCGATCTGGCCGACCCCGCTCCCCCGCCCGCCCCCGAGGACCCCACCCTGCCGGTCCTGTGGCTGAGCCCAGGCCTCGACATGTCGGCGGGCAAGGCCATGGCCCAGGCCGGCCACGGCGCCCAACTCGTCTGGTGGGAACTGTCGGACACGGACCGCAAGGCATGGCACGCCTCCGGTTTCCGGCTCGCCGTCCGCACGGCCACCCCGGACCGCTGGCGCCAACTCGCCACCGCCGGACTGCCGTTGGTCCGCGACGCGGGCTTCACGGAGATCGCCCCGGGCTCCGCGACGGTGATCGGCGAGCATCCGTCGCTGCGCGGCTGA
- a CDS encoding ATP-binding cassette domain-containing protein, translating into MNFEGVGRRYGLRGPWVLRGVDLALPAGALVRVEGGNGSGKSTLLRLVAGVDTPSEGRVTGRRRTAYVPERFAVALPLTAAGYLVHLGRIHGLPSALAAARAVEWLDRFGAGEHARTTLSELSKGTSQKVAVAQALLAEPELLVLDEAWTGLDVPARAELDRAVAERVAEGGTVVYVDHDPRRLAGAADAVYAVTDGTLVRRTDDEVRAAAAGAGAGAGAGPGDSDRDGDGDGGGDPAALVRIVVSGPSGAAPPDGLPGAPRCEPGPDGSVLLTAPAIHSDALLRALLAARPAWHIREVREAGLAEDDTPARDTASASSGTTTEGFPR; encoded by the coding sequence ATGAACTTCGAGGGAGTGGGCCGCCGTTACGGTCTCCGGGGACCGTGGGTGCTGCGCGGGGTGGATCTCGCGCTGCCCGCCGGCGCGCTGGTCCGGGTCGAGGGAGGTAACGGAAGCGGGAAGTCGACCCTGCTGCGGCTGGTCGCGGGGGTCGACACACCGAGCGAGGGGCGGGTGACCGGCCGCCGCCGTACCGCGTACGTGCCCGAGCGCTTCGCGGTGGCGCTGCCCCTCACGGCCGCCGGCTACCTGGTCCATCTCGGCCGGATCCACGGGCTGCCGAGCGCCCTGGCGGCGGCGCGCGCCGTCGAGTGGCTCGACCGGTTCGGCGCCGGTGAACACGCCCGTACCACGCTCTCCGAACTCTCCAAGGGCACCAGCCAGAAGGTCGCCGTCGCCCAGGCGCTGCTCGCCGAGCCCGAGCTGCTCGTCCTCGACGAGGCGTGGACCGGGCTCGACGTACCGGCCCGGGCGGAGCTGGACCGCGCCGTCGCCGAACGGGTCGCCGAGGGCGGCACCGTCGTCTACGTCGACCACGATCCGCGCCGGCTGGCGGGCGCCGCCGACGCGGTGTACGCCGTGACCGACGGCACGCTCGTACGCCGTACGGACGACGAGGTCCGGGCCGCGGCGGCCGGTGCGGGCGCGGGTGCGGGTGCGGGTCCCGGTGACAGCGACCGCGACGGGGACGGTGACGGCGGGGGAGACCCCGCGGCGCTGGTGCGGATCGTCGTGTCGGGGCCGTCCGGCGCCGCGCCACCGGACGGGCTGCCCGGCGCCCCGCGCTGCGAGCCGGGCCCCGACGGCTCCGTGCTCCTCACGGCGCCCGCGATCCACTCCGACGCCCTGCTGCGCGCGCTGCTGGCGGCGCGGCCGGCCTGGCACATCAGGGAGGTGCGGGAGGCCGGCCTCGCCGAGGACGACACTCCTGCCCGGGACACCGCGTCCGCCTCTTCCGGCACGACGACCGAGGGCTTCCCCCGATGA
- a CDS encoding ABC transporter, with protein sequence MTALVRYQTALLLRSQRWLPPFLLYGIFLIVGVQAGQPVLDSLGYAAAALLPVTVWLVRISVRQEPAASRAVAAAVTGARRVHLAALLAAVAVAAATGLAGTLVVTLVSKHSSGDRTVDVPVLPAGVAGLLAAAVCLLVGVAAGALCSRPVLRGRGWSIAAGVLASLAALVAPGSPAKYAIVGLVSGSRSGAIHTPLLPLAAAALVAAVAAAVACALVTVRE encoded by the coding sequence ATGACCGCGCTGGTGCGCTACCAGACCGCTCTGCTCCTGCGCTCGCAGCGCTGGCTGCCGCCGTTCCTGCTCTACGGGATCTTCCTGATCGTCGGGGTGCAGGCGGGCCAGCCGGTCCTGGACTCGCTGGGTTACGCGGCGGCGGCGCTGCTGCCCGTCACCGTATGGCTGGTGCGGATCTCCGTACGGCAGGAACCGGCCGCGTCCCGCGCGGTCGCCGCCGCCGTGACCGGCGCCCGCCGGGTCCATCTCGCGGCGCTGCTCGCGGCGGTGGCCGTCGCGGCGGCGACGGGGCTGGCCGGCACGCTGGTGGTCACGCTGGTCAGCAAGCACAGCAGCGGGGACCGCACGGTCGATGTGCCGGTACTGCCGGCGGGCGTGGCCGGGCTGCTGGCCGCCGCCGTCTGTCTGCTGGTCGGCGTCGCGGCCGGCGCGCTGTGCAGCCGGCCGGTACTGCGCGGCCGGGGCTGGTCGATCGCGGCCGGTGTGCTGGCGTCGCTGGCGGCCCTGGTGGCCCCCGGGTCCCCGGCGAAGTACGCGATCGTCGGGCTGGTGAGCGGCTCGCGCTCGGGCGCCATCCACACGCCGCTGCTGCCGCTGGCCGCCGCCGCGCTGGTGGCGGCCGTGGCGGCGGCGGTGGCGTGCGCGCTGGTCACCGTACGGGAGTGA
- a CDS encoding polysaccharide deacetylase family protein, producing MTRYVRVCTAVALLGAALAGCGDGRPAPASAASAPTSASASPAPAGSTPASGSPAVKGPPTLAPGADGLTPVFVRGAKAAGKTVALTFDADMTADQGPRAAEGERFDNPSLIALLRRLDVPSTVFMTGRWAEEYPTQAKAIGTDPLFEIANHSYSHYAFTADCYGLPVVGKERMADDVRRAFAAFKTAGARNVVPYFRFPGGCYDDTARRALAPAGVTAVQWDVVSGDAFATDADAVAAQVLAGVRPGSLVVMHCTRSAAPVTEDAVRQIVPELRKRGYRFVKVSELMKP from the coding sequence GTGACCAGATATGTACGCGTATGCACCGCCGTCGCCCTACTCGGCGCCGCCCTCGCCGGCTGCGGTGACGGCCGCCCGGCCCCGGCGTCCGCCGCCTCCGCCCCCACGAGCGCGTCCGCCTCGCCCGCGCCCGCCGGCTCCACCCCCGCCTCCGGCTCCCCGGCGGTGAAGGGGCCGCCGACCCTGGCCCCCGGCGCCGACGGGCTGACCCCCGTCTTCGTACGCGGCGCGAAGGCGGCCGGGAAGACCGTGGCGCTCACCTTCGACGCGGACATGACGGCCGATCAGGGGCCCCGGGCGGCGGAGGGCGAGCGCTTCGACAATCCGTCGCTGATCGCCCTGCTGCGCCGGCTCGACGTGCCCTCGACGGTCTTCATGACCGGCCGGTGGGCCGAGGAGTACCCGACACAGGCCAAGGCGATCGGCACGGACCCGCTCTTCGAGATCGCCAACCACTCCTACAGCCACTACGCGTTCACCGCCGACTGCTACGGGCTCCCGGTCGTCGGCAAGGAACGGATGGCGGACGACGTACGGCGCGCCTTCGCCGCGTTCAAGACGGCCGGGGCGCGCAATGTCGTGCCGTACTTCCGCTTCCCCGGCGGCTGTTACGACGACACCGCGCGCCGCGCCCTCGCCCCGGCCGGGGTCACGGCGGTGCAGTGGGACGTGGTCAGCGGCGACGCCTTCGCGACGGACGCGGACGCCGTCGCGGCGCAGGTGCTGGCGGGGGTGCGGCCCGGCTCGCTGGTGGTGATGCACTGCACGCGCAGCGCGGCGCCCGTGACGGAGGACGCGGTACGGCAGATCGTCCCCGAGCTGCGGAAGCGGGGATACCGCTTCGTCAAGGTCTCCGAGCTGATGAAGCCCTGA
- a CDS encoding PPK2 family polyphosphate kinase — MRELLRVPRGVRIDLTSYDTRATPGRPGDPRDKAAALAAVAASAERLAGLQERLYAASTAGDRRRVLLVLQGMDTSGKGGTVKHVIRLFNPAGCRIRAFKTPTAEERKHPFLWRIRRALPEPGEIGIFDRSHYEDVLIARVHELAGHRELGHRYEQINRFEQELADDGVTLVKVFLHLGHDEQRDRLLARLDNPDKHWKFNTGDLEERALWPDYRAAYELALRRCSTEAAPWYLVPADRKWYRNWAIGTLLLEHLEALAPAYPPGGFDVEKCRRRLLEGA, encoded by the coding sequence CTGCGCGAGCTGCTGCGCGTTCCCCGGGGCGTACGGATCGACCTCACCTCGTACGACACCCGGGCCACCCCCGGCCGCCCCGGCGACCCGCGCGACAAGGCGGCGGCGCTGGCGGCGGTGGCCGCGTCGGCGGAGCGGCTCGCCGGGCTCCAGGAGCGGCTGTACGCGGCGAGCACGGCGGGCGACCGGCGGCGGGTGCTGCTGGTGCTCCAGGGCATGGACACCAGCGGCAAGGGCGGCACGGTCAAGCATGTGATCAGGCTGTTCAACCCGGCCGGCTGCCGGATCAGGGCCTTCAAGACACCGACGGCGGAGGAGCGGAAGCACCCCTTCCTCTGGCGGATCCGGCGCGCGCTGCCGGAGCCCGGCGAGATCGGGATCTTCGACCGGTCGCACTACGAGGACGTACTCATCGCCCGTGTCCACGAGCTGGCCGGCCACCGGGAACTGGGCCACCGCTACGAGCAGATCAACCGCTTCGAGCAGGAGCTGGCCGACGACGGGGTGACCCTCGTGAAGGTCTTCCTCCACCTCGGGCACGACGAGCAGCGCGACCGGCTGCTGGCCCGTCTCGACAACCCGGACAAGCACTGGAAGTTCAACACCGGTGATCTGGAGGAGCGCGCGCTGTGGCCCGACTACCGGGCGGCGTACGAGCTGGCGCTGCGGCGCTGTTCCACGGAGGCGGCGCCCTGGTATCTGGTCCCGGCGGACCGCAAGTGGTACCGGAACTGGGCGATCGGCACCCTGCTGCTGGAGCATCTGGAGGCGCTGGCCCCGGCGTATCCTCCAGGGGGATTCGATGTCGAGAAGTGCCGGCGGAGGCTGCTGGAAGGCGCGTAA
- a CDS encoding alkaline phosphatase PhoX, whose amino-acid sequence MTSTRRQILARTGATALGITFTGAVSELFTGSADAAQRLGHSGYGPLVPDPDGLLDLPRGFRYQVLSREGDQLRSGEGRVPSNHDGMAAFAGRRGRIHLVRNHENRRGAPIAVPAVEGLTYDPTGKGGCTALELDGRNNVLGERVAIAGTAVNCAGGPTPWGTWLTCEETEDRAGTNGYTKDHGFVFEVDGADPHRTGAVPLTAMGRFQHEAVAIDPGTGIVYETEDAFDHPFGLFYRFLPEKPRGGVGSLRAGGALEAMRVPGVPDLSTVQEPGAVFDRVEWVPVPDPLAAQTPIRYQDFGPGGITHAQKLEGCYWGEGHVYFVSSFAHRSAGSAADHFGQVWKYEPGRRRLTLVIVFGPGTDIDLPGESPDNICLAPSGGLMVCEDGGGAQHVYGVTRRGEVYPMARNAQNVGSAEDPEWGEFAGVTFSPDSSTMYVNCYTPGTTFAVTGPWR is encoded by the coding sequence ATGACCTCGACACGCCGTCAGATCCTCGCCCGCACCGGTGCGACCGCGCTGGGCATCACCTTCACCGGAGCCGTCTCCGAACTGTTCACCGGCTCCGCCGACGCCGCCCAGCGGCTCGGCCACAGCGGCTACGGGCCGCTGGTCCCCGACCCGGACGGGCTGCTCGACCTGCCCCGGGGGTTCCGCTACCAGGTCCTGTCCCGGGAGGGCGACCAGCTCCGCTCCGGCGAGGGCCGGGTGCCCAGCAACCACGACGGGATGGCCGCCTTCGCCGGGCGCCGGGGCCGGATCCATCTCGTCCGCAACCACGAGAACCGCCGGGGCGCCCCGATCGCCGTCCCGGCCGTCGAGGGTCTCACCTACGACCCGACGGGCAAGGGCGGCTGTACGGCGCTCGAACTCGACGGGCGGAACAACGTCCTCGGCGAGCGCGTCGCCATCGCCGGCACCGCCGTCAACTGCGCGGGCGGGCCGACCCCCTGGGGCACCTGGCTGACCTGCGAGGAGACCGAGGACCGGGCCGGCACCAACGGCTACACCAAGGACCACGGCTTTGTCTTCGAGGTCGACGGCGCCGACCCGCACCGCACCGGGGCCGTCCCGCTGACCGCCATGGGCCGCTTCCAGCACGAGGCGGTCGCGATCGATCCGGGCACCGGCATCGTGTACGAGACCGAGGACGCGTTCGACCACCCGTTCGGGCTCTTCTACCGCTTCCTGCCGGAGAAGCCGCGCGGCGGCGTGGGCTCGCTGCGGGCGGGCGGCGCGCTGGAGGCCATGCGGGTGCCGGGGGTGCCGGACCTGTCGACCGTCCAGGAGCCCGGCGCCGTCTTCGACCGCGTGGAGTGGGTGCCCGTCCCCGATCCGCTGGCCGCCCAGACGCCCATCCGCTACCAGGACTTCGGCCCCGGCGGTATCACCCACGCCCAGAAGCTCGAAGGCTGCTACTGGGGCGAGGGCCATGTCTACTTCGTCTCCAGCTTCGCGCACCGCTCGGCGGGCTCGGCGGCGGACCACTTCGGCCAGGTGTGGAAGTACGAGCCGGGGCGGCGCCGGCTCACGCTGGTGATCGTCTTCGGCCCCGGCACGGACATCGATCTGCCCGGCGAGTCCCCGGACAACATCTGTCTCGCCCCCAGCGGCGGCCTGATGGTCTGCGAGGACGGCGGTGGCGCGCAGCACGTGTACGGCGTGACCCGGCGCGGCGAGGTGTACCCGATGGCGCGCAACGCACAGAACGTGGGCTCCGCCGAGGACCCCGAGTGGGGCGAGTTCGCCGGGGTCACCTTCTCGCCGGACAGCTCCACGATGTACGTGAACTGCTACACGCCGGGCACCACCTTCGCCGTGACCGGCCCCTGGCGCTGA
- a CDS encoding OsmC family protein yields MATTRQAHTVWEGDLLKGTGTVSFDSSGIPDQAVSWPSRADKANGKTSPEELIAAAHSSCFSMALSNGLATGGTPPVRLTTRAEVTFQPGTGITGIHLTVAGEVPGLDAAGFEKAAQDAKANCPVSQALAGTTITLSASLT; encoded by the coding sequence ATGGCCACCACGCGTCAGGCACACACCGTCTGGGAGGGCGACCTCCTCAAGGGCACCGGCACCGTCTCCTTCGACTCCTCCGGCATCCCGGACCAGGCGGTCTCCTGGCCCTCCCGCGCCGACAAGGCGAACGGGAAGACCAGCCCGGAGGAGCTGATCGCCGCCGCGCACTCCAGCTGCTTCTCGATGGCGCTCTCGAACGGCCTGGCCACCGGCGGCACCCCGCCGGTCCGGCTGACCACCCGGGCCGAGGTCACCTTCCAGCCGGGCACCGGCATCACGGGCATCCATCTGACGGTGGCGGGCGAGGTGCCGGGCCTCGACGCGGCCGGCTTCGAGAAGGCGGCCCAGGACGCCAAGGCGAACTGCCCGGTCAGCCAGGCGCTCGCGGGTACGACGATCACGCTGAGCGCGTCGCTCACCTGA
- the zapE gene encoding cell division protein ZapE, whose translation MSSFPAAPGSSPITAAAPLSLCARAPQVPADRLVAEMVPPPRFDSVRFDTYVPDPNQPSQSGAVTVLSAFAAGLGGAHLAEGSGPGGKRRWFTRKPQPPAGPRGVYLDGGYGVGKTHLLASLWHATPAAPEKKAFGTFVELTNLVGALGFQQTVETLGGHRLLCIDEFELDDPGDTVLVSSLLSRLVDKGVALAATSNTLPGKLGEGRFAAADFLREIQGLSARFRPLRIDGEDYRHRGLPEAPAPYSDEQVTKAAYATEGASLDDFPGLLGHLASVHPSRYGALTDGVRAVCLTDVTAVPDQSTALRLVVLADRLYDREVPVLASGLPFDRLFSEEMLNGGYRKKYFRAISRLTALARDAKGLVAQ comes from the coding sequence GTGTCGTCCTTCCCCGCCGCCCCCGGCAGCTCCCCGATAACCGCAGCGGCCCCGCTCTCCCTGTGCGCACGCGCGCCACAGGTCCCGGCCGACCGGCTGGTGGCCGAGATGGTGCCGCCGCCGCGCTTCGATTCCGTACGGTTCGACACGTACGTGCCCGACCCGAACCAGCCCAGCCAGTCCGGCGCCGTCACGGTGCTGAGCGCCTTCGCGGCGGGGCTCGGCGGCGCGCATCTCGCGGAGGGGTCCGGGCCCGGCGGCAAGCGGCGCTGGTTCACCCGGAAGCCGCAGCCGCCGGCCGGCCCGCGCGGGGTCTACCTGGACGGCGGATACGGGGTCGGCAAGACGCACCTGCTGGCGTCCCTCTGGCACGCGACTCCGGCCGCACCGGAGAAGAAAGCTTTTGGCACGTTTGTGGAGCTGACGAACCTGGTCGGCGCGCTGGGCTTCCAGCAGACCGTGGAGACGCTCGGCGGCCACCGGCTGCTCTGCATCGACGAATTCGAGCTGGACGATCCGGGCGACACCGTCCTGGTCTCCAGTCTGCTCAGCCGGCTGGTCGACAAGGGCGTGGCGCTGGCCGCCACCTCGAACACCCTGCCGGGCAAGCTCGGCGAGGGCCGGTTCGCCGCCGCCGACTTCCTGCGGGAGATCCAGGGGCTCTCTGCGCGCTTCCGGCCGCTGCGCATCGACGGCGAGGACTACCGGCACCGGGGACTGCCCGAGGCGCCCGCGCCGTACTCCGACGAACAGGTGACCAAGGCCGCGTACGCCACCGAAGGCGCCAGCCTCGACGACTTCCCCGGGCTCCTCGGCCATCTGGCGTCCGTCCATCCGAGCCGCTACGGCGCGCTGACGGACGGGGTGCGGGCCGTCTGCCTCACGGATGTCACGGCGGTGCCCGACCAGTCGACGGCGCTGCGGCTCGTCGTGCTCGCGGACCGGCTCTACGACCGGGAGGTGCCCGTACTGGCCTCGGGACTGCCGTTCGACCGGCTGTTCAGCGAGGAGATGCTGAACGGCGGCTACCGGAAGAAGTACTTCCGGGCGATCTCCCGGCTGACCGCGCTCGCGCGGGACGCGAAGGGACTGGTCGCGCAGTAG
- a CDS encoding pyrimidine reductase family protein, translating to MRRLFPVTDQTPSAADREWTFDELADAYAYPEAAYPEADADASVDASAEDRNGGVWLRANMVSTLDGAAAHDGRSQLLSSPADMRVFGTLRALADAVVVGAETVRLEGYRPARARDAFAARRAAAGQGPAPAIAVISAGLGLDFTAPLFTEPLVPTLVLTGDAAPAERIRAARDAGAEVVIAGEGAGVDPVRALRALAERGLVRLLTEGGPRLLGQFVAAGALDELCLTVSPTLTAGSAQRVAGGPAVAVPERFVLASLLEQDGFLFTRYHRGPGAPRAVRADGGTGGTGGTDGV from the coding sequence ATGCGCCGCCTGTTCCCTGTGACCGATCAGACACCCTCCGCCGCCGACCGCGAATGGACGTTCGACGAACTGGCCGACGCGTACGCCTATCCGGAGGCCGCCTATCCGGAGGCCGACGCGGACGCCTCCGTGGACGCCTCTGCGGAGGACCGGAACGGCGGGGTGTGGCTGCGCGCCAACATGGTCTCCACGCTGGACGGCGCGGCGGCGCACGACGGCCGCTCGCAGTTGCTCTCCTCGCCCGCCGACATGCGGGTCTTCGGCACCCTGCGGGCGCTCGCCGATGCCGTGGTGGTGGGCGCGGAAACGGTTCGGCTGGAGGGGTACCGGCCGGCCCGCGCCCGGGACGCCTTCGCCGCGCGCCGGGCGGCGGCCGGCCAGGGGCCCGCACCGGCGATCGCCGTGATCAGCGCGGGCCTCGGCCTCGACTTCACCGCCCCGCTGTTCACCGAACCCCTCGTCCCCACGCTCGTCCTGACCGGTGACGCCGCGCCCGCCGAGCGGATCCGCGCGGCCCGGGACGCGGGCGCGGAGGTGGTGATCGCCGGGGAGGGGGCCGGGGTGGATCCCGTACGGGCCCTGCGTGCCCTGGCTGAGCGCGGACTCGTCCGGCTGCTCACCGAGGGCGGGCCCCGGCTGCTGGGCCAGTTCGTGGCCGCCGGGGCGCTGGACGAGCTGTGTCTGACGGTGTCTCCGACCCTCACGGCGGGCTCCGCGCAGCGTGTCGCGGGCGGTCCTGCCGTCGCCGTGCCCGAGCGGTTCGTCCTGGCGTCGCTCCTGGAGCAGGACGGATTCCTCTTCACCCGGTACCACCGGGGTCCCGGCGCCCCTCGTGCCGTCCGCGCCGACGGCGGTACGGGCGGCACCGGCGGCACGGACGGCGTCTGA
- a CDS encoding indole-3-glycerol phosphate synthase codes for MFTSVLMIEKPLSPEDVEFVTTLHGDETVSFVVLMQPRGDQADLLLRAIDDVALGELRDAAREGEEPEGGRARQPAELALAHSLAELRAQGSRADGEVVEEHPLDRLKEVVAESSADEVIVLTEPHYVEEFFHRDWASRARHKVGVPVLKLFAHSE; via the coding sequence GTGTTCACAAGCGTATTGATGATCGAGAAGCCGCTGTCTCCGGAGGACGTCGAGTTCGTCACCACCCTCCACGGCGACGAGACGGTCTCCTTCGTCGTCCTCATGCAGCCCCGCGGCGACCAGGCCGATCTGCTGCTGCGCGCCATCGACGACGTCGCGCTCGGCGAGCTGCGGGACGCGGCCAGGGAGGGTGAGGAACCGGAGGGCGGCCGGGCCAGACAGCCCGCCGAACTCGCCCTCGCGCACTCCCTGGCGGAGCTGCGCGCGCAGGGGTCGCGGGCCGACGGCGAGGTCGTGGAGGAGCACCCGCTCGACCGGCTCAAGGAGGTCGTGGCCGAGTCGTCGGCCGATGAGGTGATCGTGCTCACCGAGCCGCACTACGTGGAGGAGTTCTTCCACCGCGACTGGGCCTCACGGGCGCGGCACAAGGTCGGCGTACCGGTGCTCAAACTCTTCGCGCACAGCGAATAG